From Methanospirillum lacunae, one genomic window encodes:
- a CDS encoding RAD55 family ATPase — protein sequence MPDDTDTSRVIIRAYKGRSSTGINGLDLALEGGFIPGSSILLIGSATSGADRFARQFWSISPEKRSFFMIDGYLEEGMIDSRTMPCSDIFKGEGKGIIVDSLSTLIIREGIEPVLSGVSSCRQWISDSHDHAFFTLYRGLHELYNEILLIRLCDVVIELHEEMRGNEVIRALEVKKISGMQPPGRVLPFIVTEKGIELSTTSRVV from the coding sequence ATGCCCGATGATACAGATACTAGCCGGGTTATAATCCGAGCTTATAAAGGAAGAAGCTCAACCGGAATTAACGGCCTTGATCTTGCACTTGAAGGTGGATTCATTCCAGGTAGTTCAATCCTTCTTATTGGATCTGCAACATCAGGGGCTGACAGGTTTGCCAGGCAGTTCTGGTCCATATCACCAGAAAAACGATCATTTTTCATGATAGATGGATACCTGGAAGAGGGAATGATCGATTCCAGAACCATGCCGTGCTCTGATATTTTTAAGGGAGAGGGAAAAGGGATAATCGTTGATTCACTCTCTACATTGATCATAAGAGAGGGGATTGAACCAGTTCTTTCAGGAGTATCTTCCTGTCGGCAGTGGATTTCAGATTCACATGATCACGCTTTTTTTACTCTGTACCGTGGCCTTCATGAGCTCTATAATGAGATACTTCTGATACGACTCTGTGACGTAGTCATCGAACTACATGAAGAGATGAGGGGAAATGAGGTTATAAGGGCACTTGAAGTGAAAAAAATTTCTGGGATGCAGCCACCCGGCAGAGTATTGCCATTCATTGTAACCGAGAAAGGCATTGAACTCTCAACTACATCACGAGTTGTGTAA
- a CDS encoding type II/IV secretion system ATPase subunit has protein sequence MALKIKFGKGKPKSGGESQSQDSTSVSSDISIKKPRLISSLKKTESGSDKSDITSQLTPEPVKAGIKKFPGVKRVKPSEDVGMQDANLSGSLNPEKGEEKSKKIGFFRKFWSIAPQKRREVYNPDLHGSVVDLTYIPPPGVEEIEVYPVNPPFAYIRITYNYPNHEYLYEVVEPLYTDSEKKLLDELKKGIFERVNVNTRQISREIAAELLEEMMNEVFADYAIHLDPRTYAKIHYQLHKDFLGNGMVDAIMHDPLIEDISCDGIERYLFVYHSKYESMETNLKYLDPGDLDSFVTKLAQRAGKHISVAEPMLDATMSDGSRIQMTLGTEVTAHGSTFTIRKFKEVPITPTDLVEWGTFSPLSIAFLWLAVENGKSCIFAGGTASGKTTSLNAISLFIPPLAKIVTLEDTRELKLPHANWIPSVTRESFDIAGKGEIDMYELLKAALRQRPEYLIVGEVRGKEALTLFQAMSTGHVTYSTMHADSVASAVHRLENPPISVPRNMLSALDLICVQVQARVGGQRIRRNKQIIEILDIDPRTNELITNEVFRWRQATDEITYSGKSYILEEIMEAHGWDEERISRDLMQRQEVLEWMRQHDIRDYREVSNIVVSYFRDSEGLMEQIRSGANELI, from the coding sequence ATGGCGCTCAAGATCAAATTTGGCAAAGGAAAACCAAAGTCTGGTGGAGAGAGCCAAAGCCAGGACTCCACGTCTGTATCCTCCGATATTTCCATAAAAAAGCCACGGCTCATTTCGAGCCTTAAAAAGACCGAATCAGGATCAGATAAATCAGATATTACATCTCAACTAACTCCTGAACCAGTGAAGGCAGGTATCAAAAAGTTTCCTGGAGTGAAAAGAGTAAAACCCTCCGAAGATGTAGGGATGCAAGATGCTAATCTGTCCGGTTCATTGAATCCAGAGAAGGGTGAGGAAAAATCTAAAAAAATCGGATTTTTCAGAAAATTTTGGAGTATCGCTCCCCAAAAGCGAAGAGAGGTATATAATCCTGATCTACATGGTTCTGTCGTTGATCTTACCTATATTCCACCACCGGGAGTAGAGGAGATAGAGGTATACCCTGTCAATCCCCCTTTTGCATACATCAGGATAACTTACAATTACCCAAACCATGAGTATCTCTACGAGGTTGTAGAACCCCTTTACACAGATTCAGAGAAGAAACTGCTTGATGAGTTGAAAAAGGGGATCTTTGAACGGGTGAATGTGAACACAAGACAGATCTCCCGTGAGATAGCTGCAGAGCTCCTTGAAGAGATGATGAATGAGGTCTTTGCAGATTATGCGATTCACCTGGATCCAAGAACTTATGCCAAGATCCATTATCAACTTCACAAGGATTTCCTTGGTAACGGTATGGTTGATGCAATCATGCATGACCCGTTGATTGAGGATATCTCATGTGATGGAATCGAGCGGTATCTCTTTGTGTATCATTCAAAATACGAGTCGATGGAGACGAACCTCAAGTACCTGGATCCTGGTGATCTTGACTCATTTGTCACTAAACTAGCACAGCGTGCCGGAAAGCACATCTCTGTCGCTGAGCCGATGCTTGACGCTACAATGTCTGATGGTTCACGTATCCAGATGACTCTCGGAACTGAAGTCACTGCTCATGGTTCGACCTTTACCATCCGTAAGTTCAAAGAAGTCCCCATCACGCCGACTGACCTTGTGGAATGGGGTACCTTTTCACCTCTCTCAATAGCTTTCCTCTGGCTTGCAGTGGAGAACGGGAAATCCTGTATTTTTGCCGGTGGGACCGCATCGGGAAAGACGACCTCACTAAATGCCATCTCCCTTTTTATCCCGCCTCTGGCAAAGATTGTTACTCTTGAAGATACCCGAGAACTCAAGCTTCCTCATGCAAACTGGATTCCAAGTGTTACCAGGGAGTCGTTTGATATTGCAGGGAAAGGGGAGATCGATATGTATGAACTCCTCAAGGCCGCCCTTCGTCAGCGTCCAGAGTATCTGATTGTCGGAGAAGTCCGTGGCAAAGAGGCTCTCACACTCTTTCAGGCAATGAGCACCGGACATGTTACATATTCAACGATGCATGCTGATTCAGTTGCCAGTGCGGTTCATCGTTTAGAAAATCCCCCTATTTCTGTGCCCAGGAACATGCTCTCGGCCTTGGATCTTATTTGTGTGCAGGTCCAGGCAAGGGTCGGTGGGCAACGGATCAGGCGTAACAAGCAGATCATTGAAATCCTGGATATTGATCCCAGGACTAATGAACTTATCACGAATGAGGTCTTCCGGTGGCGTCAGGCGACTGATGAGATCACATATTCAGGAAAATCATACATCCTTGAAGAGATCATGGAAGCTCATGGATGGGACGAAGAGCGGATTAGTCGTGATCTGATGCAGCGTCAGGAGGTACTTGAATGGATGCGTCAGCATGATATTCGCGATTACCGGGAAGTGAGTAATATTGTTGTCTCGTATTTCAGGGACTCTGAAGGGCTGATGGAACAGATTCGGTCCGGTGCCAATGAACTCATATGA